A single Rattus norvegicus strain BN/NHsdMcwi chromosome 5, GRCr8, whole genome shotgun sequence DNA region contains:
- the Mob3c gene encoding MOB kinase activator 3C isoform X1, translating into MALCLKQVFAKDKTFRPRKRFEPGTQRFELYKKAQASLKSGLDLRRVVRLPPGESIDDWIAVHVVDFFNRINLIYGTMAEHCSETSCPVMAGGPRYEYRWQDERQYRRPAKLSAPRYMALLMDWIEGLINDEDVFPTRVGVPFPKNFQQVCTKILTRLFRVFVHVYIHHFDSILSMGAEAHVNTCYKHFYYFIQEFSLVDQRELEPLREMTERICH; encoded by the exons ATGGCCCTGTGTCTGAAGCAGGTGTTTGCTAAGGACAAGACTTTCCGGCCCCGGAAACGCTTCGAGCCTGGCACACAGCGCTTTGAGCTATATAAGAAGGCACAAGCTTCGCTCAAGTCCGGCCTGGACCTGCGGAGGGTGGTGAGGCTGCCACCTGGTGAGAGCATCGATGACTGGATCGCTGTGCATGTGGTGGACTTCTTTAATCGTATCAACCTCATCTATGGGACCATGGCTGAGCACTGCAGTGAAACCAGCTGCCCAGTCATGGCTGGTGGGCCCCGCTACGAGTACCGCTGGCAGGACGAGCGTCAGTACCGAAGGCCCGCCAAGCTCTCAGCGCCCCGCTATATGGCATTGCTCATGGACTGGATCGAGGGTCTCATCAATGATGAGGATGTCTTTCCTACACGTGTTG GAGTTCCCTTCCCCAAGAACTTCCAGCAGGTCTGCACCAAGATCCTGACGAGACTCTTCCGAGTCTTTGTCCACGTCTACATCCACCACTTTGACAGCATCCTCAGCATGGGGGCGGAGGCACATGTCAACACCTGCTATAAGCACTTCTACTACTTCATCCAGGAGTTCAGCCTGGTGGACCAGAGGGAACTAGAGCCGCTG AGGGAGATGACAGAACGGATCTGTCACTGA